A stretch of DNA from Methylobacterium sp. CB376:
GACCTGCTCGGCGCCCGCGGGGTGACCTCGGCCGAGGCGCTCTCCGAGCGCCGCGACGCCTTCGCGCGGGCCGCCGCCGCGACCCCGCACGGGCAGCCGATCCTGCTCGCGAACGATCCCGGCGCCTGATCCGGGCACGAAAAAGCCCGGCTCGCGCCGGGCTGGTTGCTCTTGCCGGAAGCTCTTGCCGGAAGCTCTTGCCGGAAATCTCTCGCCGGAACCGGCCGGTCACGCCTGGAGGGCGTTCACCCGGGCCGTGAGGCGCGAGACCTTGCGGGAGGCCGTGTTCTTGTGAACGATGCCCTTCTGCGACGCGCGCATGATCTCCGGCTCGGCGCTCCGCAGGGCGGTCAGCGCCGTGGCGGCGTCGC
This window harbors:
- the rpsT gene encoding 30S ribosomal protein S20, with translation MANTVSAKKMTRKIAKRTAINRSRRSRMRTFIRKVEEAIASGDAATALTALRSAEPEIMRASQKGIVHKNTASRKVSRLTARVNALQA